One window from the genome of Cyclobacterium amurskyense encodes:
- a CDS encoding CIA30 family protein: protein MKFFFCTIILFVSMNSMEIYDFNQKSDVQGWTIVDDVVMGGQSSGTFTLNENGHGVFKGRISLDNNGGFSSVRYRFQKLAVKEFSRFIIKLRGDGKDFQFRIKAKSQDYFSYIAPFSTTGEWQEITILLEDMYPSFRGRRLDQVNFHEDFFEEITFLIGNKKEESFELLLDRIVLK, encoded by the coding sequence ATGAAATTCTTCTTTTGTACCATAATTTTATTTGTTTCAATGAACTCGATGGAAATATATGATTTCAATCAAAAGTCAGATGTCCAGGGCTGGACAATTGTAGACGATGTGGTAATGGGAGGTCAATCCTCAGGTACTTTTACATTGAATGAAAATGGTCATGGGGTATTCAAGGGCCGAATATCTTTGGACAATAATGGAGGGTTTTCCTCTGTACGCTACAGGTTTCAGAAATTAGCAGTAAAGGAATTTTCCAGATTTATTATTAAGCTTCGTGGCGATGGTAAAGATTTTCAATTTAGGATAAAAGCCAAATCTCAGGATTATTTCTCCTACATTGCCCCTTTTTCAACTACAGGTGAATGGCAGGAAATTACCATCTTGCTAGAAGACATGTATCCTTCCTTTCGTGGACGGAGACTTGATCAGGTAAATTTTCACGAGGATTTTTTCGAAGAGATTACCTTTTTAATAGGGAATAAAAAGGAAGAAAGTTTCGAGCTTTTGTTAGATCGTATAGTTCTAAAATAA
- a CDS encoding GNAT family N-acetyltransferase: protein MMIRKANQNDRELVVSILWQAFKENKSVNYIAGKEEKSIRFLIEYSFERCIESGEVFISTDLKAVAMIQFQDQKKFTWKGIISDLKLILNTIGWTNIPKTLARESFIKKHYPKSPFTYLWYIGVDPKVQGNGLGTQLLKHVLFYSKTLKRPVYLETTLGKNINWYLKHGFKIYSKSDRFGFPLNFLRTE, encoded by the coding sequence ATGATGATAAGAAAAGCAAATCAAAATGACAGGGAGCTAGTGGTTTCTATTCTTTGGCAGGCATTTAAAGAAAACAAAAGTGTAAATTACATCGCTGGAAAAGAAGAAAAAAGCATCCGATTTTTAATAGAATACTCTTTCGAGAGATGCATTGAAAGCGGAGAAGTATTTATTTCAACCGATTTAAAAGCTGTTGCAATGATACAGTTTCAGGACCAGAAAAAATTTACCTGGAAAGGGATTATTTCAGACTTAAAACTAATTCTTAACACTATTGGCTGGACCAATATACCCAAAACCCTCGCTAGAGAATCATTTATCAAAAAACACTACCCCAAGTCACCTTTCACTTATCTTTGGTACATTGGTGTAGATCCAAAAGTTCAAGGGAATGGGCTTGGAACCCAACTTTTAAAACATGTCTTGTTCTATTCCAAAACCCTCAAGCGTCCAGTGTATTTGGAAACTACGCTAGGGAAAAACATTAATTGGTACCTTAAACACGGATTTAAAATTTACTCCAAATCAGATCGGTTTGGTTTCCCTTTAAATTTTCTCAGAACGGAATAA
- a CDS encoding PAS domain S-box protein, whose product MANGFGNIGLNDLKSLQLLDTLPEKEYDDISSLAALICNTPFSLISLLTDTRQFFKSRHGLSISETPLEHSFCVYAVNEPDNILVVEDVRKDKRFKNNPLVKCEPEIVFYAGMPLVSSHGNALGTLCVLDKKPRKLEPKQLEALKSLANQVVHLFELRKNRMELKAIGDNLSLETLRLNNIMNATRVGTWEWDIPSGKVTINERWAEMLGYTLEELEPFSFDSFQTLLYPKDAEAINENVRACLERKSDFYEGEFRFLHKNGFIVWIHDLGKVVNWAADGQPLLMAGTHTDITERKNTEIQFKTISDNIPGAVFRYKRHADGKDEVQLLSNGAKNLWGFSAQEVMENNNLIWERFEKKELEAFLLTIQKSAENLSFWEHEWPYYHPDGTTRWQKGTGSPFRLANGSTIWDTVILDITSQKENELKIEKSEKRFKSLVQEGSDLIGILDSKANYQYVSPTSTTVLDIPPEDFIGKNAFEFIHPDDKEAVYASIVRIKHEKQLTIKPFRFKHGDGSWRWVETIITNLLDDSDVGGLVANSRDITERFLTEEKLKKSEAYFRSLYESQTNYVIRTDMNGDYTYVNKKFVEEFGWIYAGGEILGENSMSTISEYHHQKVKKIVSECISEPGKVFKIEIDKLAVNGKTATTLWDFVCIVDADGKPSEMQSLGLDITDRVKFERALKESEQRYSDLFHLSPQPMWVYDVDTLKFLDVNEAAIKHYGYTYREFLNMTLRDIRPKSEIPKLEQAVNNSKSLAKSYSRGEYLHKKKNGNEIIVDIQSNIVSYQGKKAEVILATDITERYKHIQAIEKQNEKLKKIAWMQSHWVRAPLVRIMGLVDLIKSEGKLLGEEEKGQLLTHIINSAYELDEVIRKIVRTSQETL is encoded by the coding sequence ATGGCAAATGGCTTTGGTAATATTGGATTGAATGATCTTAAATCATTGCAACTTTTAGATACGTTGCCTGAAAAGGAATACGATGACATTTCCAGTTTGGCAGCTTTAATTTGTAATACTCCATTTTCTCTTATTTCTCTACTTACAGATACCCGACAGTTTTTTAAATCACGACATGGATTATCGATTTCTGAGACCCCTTTAGAGCATTCATTTTGTGTTTATGCTGTAAATGAACCTGATAATATACTTGTTGTAGAGGATGTTCGAAAAGATAAACGATTTAAGAACAATCCTTTGGTAAAATGTGAACCTGAGATTGTCTTCTATGCTGGGATGCCTCTAGTAAGTTCACATGGCAATGCCTTGGGTACCCTTTGTGTCTTGGATAAGAAGCCTAGAAAATTGGAACCCAAACAATTAGAAGCCTTGAAATCTCTGGCCAATCAAGTGGTTCATCTTTTTGAGCTTAGGAAAAACCGCATGGAGCTTAAGGCGATAGGTGATAATCTTTCTCTGGAGACATTGCGTCTAAATAATATTATGAATGCCACACGAGTAGGGACTTGGGAGTGGGATATTCCTAGTGGAAAGGTTACCATAAATGAACGATGGGCAGAAATGTTGGGCTATACTCTAGAGGAACTTGAGCCTTTTAGTTTTGATAGTTTTCAAACGCTTTTATATCCTAAGGATGCTGAGGCAATAAATGAAAATGTGAGAGCATGTTTAGAGAGAAAAAGTGATTTTTACGAAGGTGAATTTCGCTTTTTGCACAAGAACGGTTTTATAGTTTGGATTCATGATTTAGGGAAAGTTGTGAATTGGGCAGCAGATGGTCAACCGCTACTTATGGCAGGAACACATACGGATATCACTGAACGGAAAAATACTGAAATACAGTTTAAAACCATAAGCGATAATATTCCAGGAGCGGTATTTCGTTATAAGCGCCATGCCGATGGCAAAGATGAGGTGCAATTGCTAAGCAATGGCGCCAAAAACCTTTGGGGCTTCTCTGCCCAAGAGGTTATGGAGAACAATAATTTAATTTGGGAAAGATTTGAAAAGAAAGAGTTAGAAGCATTTCTTCTAACTATACAAAAATCAGCCGAGAATTTAAGCTTTTGGGAGCACGAGTGGCCCTATTATCACCCTGATGGCACCACACGCTGGCAAAAAGGAACAGGGAGTCCTTTCCGTTTGGCAAATGGTAGTACCATCTGGGACACAGTCATTCTTGATATTACTTCTCAAAAAGAAAACGAACTGAAGATAGAAAAAAGTGAAAAGAGATTTAAAAGTCTGGTTCAAGAAGGTTCAGATCTAATCGGTATCCTTGATTCTAAAGCCAACTACCAATATGTAAGTCCAACCTCTACTACTGTATTGGACATTCCACCAGAAGACTTTATTGGAAAAAATGCATTTGAATTCATTCACCCTGATGATAAAGAAGCTGTTTATGCTAGCATTGTACGTATAAAACACGAAAAACAACTTACCATTAAACCTTTTAGGTTTAAACATGGGGATGGTTCATGGAGATGGGTAGAAACCATTATCACCAATCTTTTGGATGATTCAGATGTAGGTGGTCTTGTGGCCAATTCAAGGGATATAACCGAACGATTTCTTACCGAGGAAAAACTAAAAAAGAGCGAGGCCTACTTTCGTAGTTTGTACGAGTCCCAAACGAACTATGTGATTCGAACCGATATGAATGGAGATTACACTTATGTAAATAAAAAATTTGTTGAAGAATTTGGTTGGATTTATGCAGGGGGAGAAATTTTGGGTGAAAATAGCATGTCGACCATATCGGAATACCATCATCAAAAAGTGAAAAAGATCGTAAGTGAATGCATTTCCGAGCCTGGAAAGGTATTTAAAATTGAAATCGACAAGCTTGCTGTGAATGGTAAAACTGCTACTACCTTATGGGATTTTGTATGTATTGTAGATGCAGATGGAAAGCCATCTGAAATGCAATCTTTGGGATTGGATATTACAGATCGTGTTAAATTCGAGAGAGCCCTTAAAGAGTCCGAACAGCGTTATTCTGATTTATTTCACCTAAGTCCACAACCGATGTGGGTTTATGATGTTGACACATTGAAGTTTTTGGATGTTAATGAAGCAGCTATAAAACATTATGGATATACTTACAGGGAGTTTTTGAACATGACTTTAAGAGATATAAGGCCAAAATCTGAAATACCTAAACTCGAACAGGCTGTAAATAATTCAAAATCTTTGGCGAAGAGCTATTCACGAGGTGAGTATTTGCATAAAAAGAAAAACGGCAATGAAATTATTGTTGATATTCAAAGTAATATAGTGTCGTACCAAGGTAAGAAGGCTGAGGTAATATTAGCGACGGACATTACTGAACGCTATAAGCATATCCAAGCCATAGAAAAGCAAAATGAAAAGCTCAAAAAGATTGCATGGATGCAATCACACTGGGTTCGTGCTCCTTTAGTTAGGATTATGGGTTTAGTGGATTTGATAAAATCTGAGGGTAAGCTTTTGGGTGAGGAGGAAAAAGGCCAACTCTTAACACATATTATAAATTCAGCTTATGAATTAGATGAAGTTATTAGGAAAATAGTTCGTACTAGCCAAGAAACGCTTTGA
- a CDS encoding neutral/alkaline non-lysosomal ceramidase N-terminal domain-containing protein: MKRLIVKPLMLFMLAIAGFQLNGFGAAPKPLNVGLAKVVITPEIPVRLTGYSSRDFPFEGVQHELWAKAMAFGDAKKGYRIIITVDLLGIPHKVTEQVRDALAKEIGILPANLSICASHTHSGPQIGNIISHFNKPLGPDELAEVALYAMGLVPKLKGLAMNAIANATPSLVSHSKGEVKFAVNRRTSINPNGVSDHSLPVMRITDLEGKTKAIMLNYACHAVTLGPKNNVAHGDWVGEAQIQVEENLPEGAMAMVVIGCGADQNSSPRMNNKKPEMDLVYAKDQGKQIADEVNRLLGEDNWKSIRQLPEGKMKYVELTFAEMPDPRKLAQDAKGAGRTSNYSLLLLGRMARSGDIPEKIDYPIQVWDFGKNLVMVFLAGEVVVDYAIRLKKELGEDRVWVNSYSNDMPCYIPSLRILKEGGYEAETAMIGYEKPSRFTEDVEDIIMNGIYSILPKSIK; this comes from the coding sequence ATGAAACGATTAATAGTTAAACCATTAATGCTGTTTATGTTGGCTATTGCAGGCTTTCAGCTCAATGGTTTTGGGGCTGCTCCAAAACCATTGAATGTAGGGTTGGCGAAGGTGGTAATTACTCCTGAAATCCCCGTTCGACTTACGGGCTATTCCAGTAGGGATTTCCCTTTTGAGGGAGTTCAGCATGAATTATGGGCCAAAGCAATGGCATTTGGAGATGCGAAAAAAGGATACCGTATTATTATAACCGTAGATTTATTGGGTATACCCCATAAGGTCACAGAGCAGGTGCGGGATGCCCTAGCGAAAGAAATAGGGATATTACCGGCCAACCTCTCTATCTGTGCTTCACATACCCATAGTGGCCCGCAAATAGGGAATATTATCTCTCATTTCAATAAACCCTTGGGGCCAGATGAATTGGCTGAAGTTGCGCTTTATGCCATGGGGCTTGTACCAAAACTAAAGGGCTTGGCAATGAATGCCATCGCTAATGCTACACCTTCCTTGGTTTCTCATAGTAAAGGAGAAGTGAAATTTGCTGTAAATAGAAGGACTTCCATAAACCCCAATGGGGTTTCAGACCATTCCTTGCCTGTAATGCGTATTACGGATCTTGAAGGGAAGACAAAAGCAATAATGCTCAATTATGCTTGCCATGCTGTTACTTTAGGTCCTAAAAATAATGTGGCACATGGAGATTGGGTAGGTGAAGCCCAGATTCAGGTGGAGGAGAATTTACCTGAAGGTGCCATGGCCATGGTAGTTATTGGATGTGGAGCAGATCAGAATTCTTCCCCACGTATGAACAACAAAAAACCAGAAATGGATTTGGTGTATGCCAAAGATCAGGGAAAACAAATTGCTGATGAGGTTAATCGTTTGCTAGGAGAAGACAACTGGAAAAGTATCCGTCAACTACCTGAAGGTAAAATGAAATATGTTGAACTTACCTTTGCAGAAATGCCTGACCCTAGAAAATTGGCGCAAGATGCCAAGGGAGCCGGTAGGACAAGTAATTACTCTCTCCTTTTGCTTGGACGGATGGCAAGGAGTGGAGATATTCCTGAGAAAATAGATTACCCAATTCAAGTTTGGGATTTTGGTAAAAACTTGGTCATGGTGTTTTTGGCTGGAGAAGTGGTTGTAGATTATGCCATTCGCCTAAAGAAAGAGTTGGGTGAAGATCGGGTTTGGGTTAATTCTTATTCCAATGACATGCCCTGTTATATTCCTTCACTCAGAATACTGAAGGAGGGAGGGTATGAAGCAGAAACGGCCATGATTGGTTATGAGAAGCCTTCCAGATTTACCGAGGATGTAGAAGATATAATAATGAATGGCATTTATTCCATTTTACCTAAATCAATTAAATAA
- a CDS encoding winged helix-turn-helix transcriptional regulator, whose protein sequence is MGENNYCPLNYTMDLIGTKWKPLVLFHLLGGPLRSGILQKNVPGISNKMFTQTVRALEKDGLIARRVYPEVPPKVEYYLTKRGKSLEGILRSLDKWGLEDAKANLKKW, encoded by the coding sequence ATGGGAGAAAATAATTACTGTCCACTAAATTATACCATGGACTTAATAGGAACAAAATGGAAACCTTTGGTTTTATTTCACCTTTTAGGCGGGCCTTTAAGATCCGGAATCCTACAAAAAAATGTGCCGGGCATTTCAAATAAAATGTTTACCCAAACTGTGAGAGCCCTCGAAAAAGATGGGCTTATCGCTAGGAGAGTTTATCCGGAAGTTCCTCCAAAAGTAGAGTACTATTTAACAAAAAGAGGAAAATCCCTTGAGGGTATTTTAAGAAGTCTTGATAAATGGGGCTTAGAAGATGCCAAAGCGAATTTAAAGAAATGGTAA
- a CDS encoding polysaccharide deacetylase family protein: MKSIFSVSTLIVVLVLGVFSANAQNPDFPWPEGKKMAISLSFDDARASNPDPGATLLNEYGVKATFYVVPASMERNIEGWKMVVETGHEIGNHSLNHPCTGNFGWSRSEALEDYTLKRMRKELIDTNDEVERLLGVRPEVFAYPCGLSFVGKGEETQSYVPLISEMFLSGRGWKDEAPVDPYYADMAQLTGMEMDNMTFEEILPLIEAAGKDRKWLVLAGHENGTEGNQTTYLSMLRKLCEYANDPANGIWIAPVGTVAKYVNEKREEMEGSLNIPGITRAALNETVHLQAEKAKGIGPDIQYMPEWNAFGWFTAKDRVEWDLDLPKKGAYEVWMEWSVSDEEAGKPFVLTSGNQIIEGVIKPSGSWETFKKIKIGELTLEEDYNRIIVASGQEFEKGALMDLKALTLVPIK; encoded by the coding sequence ATGAAGTCAATATTTTCAGTAAGCACATTAATAGTAGTATTAGTTTTAGGTGTATTTAGTGCAAACGCACAGAACCCGGATTTCCCTTGGCCGGAAGGAAAAAAAATGGCCATTAGTTTAAGTTTTGATGATGCCCGAGCGAGCAACCCCGATCCGGGAGCAACGCTATTGAATGAGTACGGGGTGAAAGCTACATTCTATGTGGTGCCTGCAAGTATGGAACGGAATATTGAGGGTTGGAAGATGGTAGTGGAGACAGGCCATGAGATTGGTAACCACTCTTTGAATCATCCCTGCACTGGGAATTTCGGCTGGTCCAGATCTGAGGCCTTGGAAGATTATACCTTAAAGCGAATGCGGAAAGAATTGATTGATACAAATGATGAAGTAGAGCGATTGTTGGGAGTGAGACCAGAGGTTTTTGCTTATCCATGCGGTCTGTCATTTGTAGGTAAGGGAGAGGAAACACAAAGCTATGTCCCATTAATTTCTGAGATGTTTCTTTCAGGAAGGGGTTGGAAAGATGAAGCTCCTGTTGATCCTTATTATGCTGATATGGCTCAACTTACAGGAATGGAAATGGACAATATGACCTTTGAAGAAATATTACCACTTATAGAAGCTGCTGGCAAAGATAGGAAATGGTTGGTGCTTGCCGGTCATGAAAATGGAACGGAAGGAAATCAAACCACCTATTTGAGCATGTTAAGAAAGCTTTGTGAATATGCAAATGATCCTGCCAATGGTATTTGGATTGCTCCAGTTGGAACGGTGGCCAAGTATGTGAATGAAAAGCGAGAAGAAATGGAGGGAAGCTTAAATATTCCGGGAATTACCAGAGCGGCATTAAATGAAACGGTACACCTTCAGGCTGAGAAAGCAAAAGGTATAGGGCCTGATATCCAATACATGCCTGAGTGGAATGCATTTGGTTGGTTTACAGCTAAGGATAGAGTAGAGTGGGACTTGGATCTTCCAAAGAAAGGTGCGTATGAAGTATGGATGGAATGGTCCGTATCGGACGAGGAAGCAGGTAAGCCATTTGTGCTTACATCTGGTAATCAAATCATAGAAGGAGTAATCAAACCTTCTGGCTCTTGGGAAACTTTCAAAAAAATAAAGATTGGTGAACTTACCTTAGAAGAAGATTATAATAGAATTATCGTGGCTTCTGGACAGGAGTTTGAAAAAGGAGCATTAATGGATTTAAAAGCTTTGACACTGGTGCCTATTAAGTAG
- a CDS encoding neutral/alkaline non-lysosomal ceramidase N-terminal domain-containing protein, with protein MCLTKLITSKIFKKYHKVRISTFLMVILCVLLLSVQTTFAGDFKAVVVKENITPKVPKQLLGYGARLSEGILDSIYHQILILDDGNSKFALVSTDICVLSPATYDKVAKLVEKKFGIVRSNFWWSVTHTHSAPEVGAPGLPEAFMGERYKHPIDTNYTDLVTSKLLDGIEKGIQQLAPASLGVGWGHSSANINRRARDIDDVAFLGMNPDGAVDRRIGILKIVHKEDHRLMATVANYAIHGTVLGGQNLLISGDGPGVVAKYVEEKSGAPMLFINGAAGNLAPIYSVYPDARSGRMNMLRRLLGDKILMASKEILNYEDQISFSASEMDFLTPMKEGLKWPEALNEYIVDEKGTAKTIKVPVRFLNINDKIGIWASPLELFCEISNEVRERSPFPYTFYYGYTNGWLGYMLTEEEWEYKGYEPTVSPFVPNAGTRFGETVLSYLESELKSK; from the coding sequence ATGTGTTTAACCAAACTGATAACATCAAAGATATTTAAGAAGTACCATAAGGTTAGGATCTCAACTTTCTTAATGGTAATCCTTTGTGTTCTGCTGCTTTCTGTACAAACAACCTTTGCCGGAGATTTTAAAGCCGTTGTAGTCAAAGAAAATATTACACCGAAAGTTCCCAAACAATTATTGGGCTATGGGGCCAGGCTTTCAGAAGGGATTCTGGATAGTATTTATCATCAAATTTTAATATTAGATGATGGTAATTCCAAATTTGCACTTGTCTCCACAGATATTTGTGTACTCTCACCTGCAACCTATGATAAGGTGGCAAAATTGGTTGAGAAGAAGTTTGGTATAGTACGCAGTAATTTTTGGTGGTCAGTTACCCATACCCATTCAGCACCTGAAGTAGGAGCTCCAGGGCTCCCAGAAGCGTTTATGGGAGAGCGATATAAACATCCTATAGATACCAATTATACTGACTTGGTGACCAGTAAATTACTGGATGGCATTGAAAAAGGGATTCAGCAACTTGCTCCGGCAAGTCTTGGAGTTGGCTGGGGGCATTCATCTGCCAATATCAACAGAAGGGCCAGAGACATAGATGATGTTGCCTTTTTGGGGATGAATCCTGATGGGGCTGTAGACCGAAGAATTGGCATTCTAAAAATAGTCCACAAGGAAGACCATCGTTTAATGGCTACAGTGGCCAATTATGCGATACATGGGACAGTCTTGGGAGGACAAAATTTACTCATCAGTGGAGATGGTCCAGGTGTAGTTGCGAAATATGTGGAAGAAAAATCCGGTGCTCCGATGTTGTTTATCAACGGGGCTGCCGGTAATCTCGCACCTATCTACAGTGTTTACCCTGATGCAAGGTCTGGTAGGATGAATATGCTGAGGAGGTTACTTGGAGATAAGATCCTTATGGCAAGTAAGGAAATCCTTAACTATGAAGATCAGATTTCCTTTTCTGCTTCAGAGATGGATTTTTTGACACCTATGAAGGAGGGGTTAAAATGGCCTGAAGCTTTAAATGAGTATATTGTAGATGAAAAAGGAACAGCCAAAACCATCAAAGTACCCGTTCGATTTCTTAATATCAATGATAAAATTGGTATTTGGGCCAGTCCTTTAGAACTGTTTTGTGAAATCTCAAATGAAGTAAGAGAGCGATCTCCATTTCCTTATACCTTCTATTATGGTTATACCAATGGTTGGTTGGGATACATGCTGACCGAAGAAGAGTGGGAATACAAAGGCTATGAGCCTACTGTTTCTCCTTTTGTTCCCAATGCAGGTACTAGATTCGGTGAGACAGTATTGTCTTATTTGGAAAGTGAATTGAAAAGTAAATAA
- a CDS encoding DsrE family protein, producing MKKLFRPCQLFFIAIIIVFVTPSFGQDNKATKGPVFDDFGPVYSIENTGFPLDTTQQFKAIFDVAKKQTDPSIQNSIISSLHRYYNMHVRSGVPPENIHLAFVLHGGSTKDALSPATYKEKYKVENPNKELIESLAEMGVGIYICGQSMSSRGYKKEDLLPQVKVGLSAMTVLTVYQMNNFALIKF from the coding sequence ATGAAAAAACTATTTAGACCTTGTCAGCTATTTTTTATAGCTATTATTATTGTGTTTGTGACACCCTCTTTTGGACAAGACAATAAAGCGACAAAAGGACCCGTTTTTGATGATTTCGGGCCGGTTTATTCGATAGAAAATACTGGTTTTCCTTTGGATACTACACAGCAATTTAAAGCGATTTTTGATGTAGCCAAGAAACAAACCGATCCTAGCATCCAAAATTCGATCATTTCAAGTTTGCACCGTTACTACAATATGCATGTTCGATCCGGGGTTCCGCCTGAAAATATTCATTTAGCCTTTGTCCTTCACGGAGGGTCTACGAAAGATGCTTTGTCTCCTGCTACTTATAAAGAAAAATATAAGGTAGAAAACCCTAATAAAGAATTGATTGAATCACTTGCTGAAATGGGTGTAGGTATCTATATATGTGGTCAATCCATGTCCTCTAGGGGGTACAAAAAGGAGGATTTATTGCCTCAAGTAAAAGTAGGCTTATCTGCAATGACTGTATTGACGGTGTATCAGATGAATAATTTTGCCCTGATTAAATTTTAA
- a CDS encoding VOC family protein, whose product MTVFKNYPKSFSHIGITVPKIQEAVKFYSEVMGWYVIMAPSTVKKEKETAIGQMCIDVFGENWEEFEIAHLSTSDGIGVELFSFPHGVKEAPEFNPFNTGLFHFCIQDPNIEVLIEKILTYGGKQRMPIREYYPNEKPYKMCYVEDPFGIVFEIYTHSYDLTYSSGAYQK is encoded by the coding sequence ATGACAGTATTTAAAAATTATCCTAAATCCTTCTCACATATAGGGATAACGGTTCCGAAAATTCAAGAGGCGGTAAAATTCTATTCAGAAGTAATGGGTTGGTATGTAATTATGGCCCCTTCAACAGTGAAAAAAGAAAAGGAAACGGCCATCGGGCAGATGTGTATTGATGTTTTTGGGGAGAACTGGGAAGAATTTGAAATTGCCCATCTATCTACCTCTGATGGGATTGGAGTTGAATTGTTTTCCTTTCCCCATGGAGTTAAGGAAGCGCCTGAATTTAATCCTTTTAATACCGGACTTTTTCATTTTTGTATACAGGATCCAAATATTGAGGTCTTAATAGAAAAAATACTAACCTATGGAGGCAAGCAGAGGATGCCTATTAGAGAATATTATCCTAATGAGAAACCTTATAAAATGTGTTATGTAGAAGATCCTTTTGGAATTGTTTTTGAAATTTATACGCACAGCTATGATTTGACCTATTCCTCAGGCGCCTATCAAAAATAA